In the genome of Tropicibacter oceani, one region contains:
- a CDS encoding ABC transporter ATP-binding protein — protein sequence MSDILLGIRGLTKAYPGVVANDDVSFDIRKGEIHALLGENGAGKSTLVKMIYGLVGPDKGAMELDGAGFAPGKPSEARQNGVAMVFQHFSLFDALDVAENVALGMENPPPMRDLARRIREVSELYGLPLDPTRTVGTLSAGERQRVEIIRCLLQNPRLLIMDEPTSVLTPQEVEILFETLRQLKAEGTSILYISHKLEEIRALCDHATILRLGKKVATCTPSETTARELAELMVGSSFASPVARTTKPGEVRLKVQGLSLPAPGAFGTPLRDVTFEVRAGEVLGIGGVAGNGQDELLSALSGERTSGAGTVALKGADISQQGPIARRDAGLLSAPEERLGHAAAPDMSLIENGVLTGARRENMLNGGMINWTRARSFAEDVITRFDVRTPGPGTAARALSGGNLQKFVVGREIMQRPDVLIVNQPTWGVDAAAAAAIRQALLDLAAEGAAIVVISQDLDELMEISDRFGALNEGRLSPTRPVPELDMEQIGLMMGGAHDMEVAHVHE from the coding sequence GTGTCAGACATCCTTCTTGGCATCCGGGGCCTGACCAAGGCCTATCCCGGCGTGGTGGCGAATGACGACGTGTCCTTCGACATCCGCAAGGGCGAGATTCACGCCCTGCTTGGGGAAAACGGCGCTGGGAAATCCACGCTGGTCAAGATGATCTATGGCCTTGTCGGCCCCGACAAGGGCGCGATGGAACTGGACGGCGCGGGCTTTGCCCCCGGCAAACCGTCCGAGGCGCGGCAGAACGGCGTGGCCATGGTGTTCCAGCATTTTTCGCTGTTCGACGCGCTGGACGTGGCCGAAAACGTCGCCCTGGGGATGGAGAACCCGCCGCCCATGCGCGACCTTGCGCGGCGCATCCGCGAGGTGTCGGAACTGTATGGCCTGCCGCTGGACCCGACACGCACCGTCGGCACCCTGTCGGCCGGGGAACGCCAGCGGGTCGAAATCATCCGCTGCCTTTTGCAGAACCCGCGCCTGTTGATCATGGACGAGCCGACCAGCGTTCTGACCCCGCAAGAGGTTGAAATCCTGTTCGAAACTCTGCGCCAACTGAAAGCCGAGGGAACCTCGATCCTTTATATCTCGCACAAGCTGGAGGAAATCCGCGCGCTGTGCGATCACGCGACGATCCTGCGGCTGGGCAAGAAGGTGGCGACCTGTACGCCGTCGGAAACCACCGCGCGGGAACTGGCGGAATTGATGGTGGGCAGCAGCTTTGCCTCGCCGGTGGCGCGCACGACCAAACCGGGCGAGGTACGGCTGAAGGTGCAGGGCCTGTCCCTGCCCGCACCGGGGGCCTTTGGCACACCGCTGCGCGACGTGACCTTCGAGGTGCGCGCGGGCGAGGTTCTGGGCATCGGCGGGGTTGCGGGCAACGGACAGGATGAATTGTTGTCGGCGCTGTCGGGCGAACGGACATCGGGCGCGGGAACAGTCGCGCTGAAAGGCGCGGACATCAGCCAGCAAGGCCCGATTGCCCGGCGCGATGCCGGCCTGCTGTCGGCCCCCGAGGAACGGCTGGGCCACGCCGCCGCCCCGGACATGAGCCTGATCGAAAACGGCGTGCTGACCGGCGCGCGGCGCGAAAACATGCTGAACGGCGGGATGATCAACTGGACCCGCGCGCGCAGCTTTGCCGAGGATGTGATCACCCGGTTCGACGTGCGCACCCCCGGCCCCGGGACGGCGGCGCGGGCGCTGTCGGGGGGCAACCTGCAGAAATTCGTCGTCGGCCGCGAAATCATGCAGCGCCCCGACGTGCTGATCGTGAACCAGCCTACCTGGGGCGTCGATGCCGCCGCCGCCGCCGCGATCCGGCAGGCGCTTCTGGATCTTGCCGCCGAGGGCGCGGCAATTGTGGTGATCTCGCAGGATCTGGACGAGTTGATGGAGATTTCCGACCGCTTTGGCGCGCTGAACGAGGGGCGCCTGTCGCCCACCCGCCCGGTGCCTGAACTGGATATGGAGCAGATCGGCCTGATGATGGGCGGCGCGCATGACATGGAGGTGGCCCATGTCCACGAATGA
- the xdhB gene encoding xanthine dehydrogenase molybdopterin binding subunit: MSVSKSLPHDAARLHVTGAARYIDDIPAPADALHLAFGLSQIAAGRVTAIDLAAVRAAPGVVRVWEAGDLPSDCDCSPSAHDEPLLSGHTIHYLGQPVFLVAATSHLAARRAVRLAKIEYQTRDAILTIDDAMDAGSSFGDPRIWERGDAGEAIDTAPHVIEGQITMGGQEHFYLEGQCAMALPQEGGDMLVHSSTQHPTEIQHKVAHALEIPMHAVRVETRRMGGGFGGKESQGNALAIACAVVAAATGRPARMRYDRDDDFMITGKRHDFRIEYRAGFDEDGRLAGVEFLQLARCGWAQDLSHPVADRAMLHSDNAYWLPHVRIESHRLKTNTQSATAFRGFGGPQGMLGIERVMDHVAHALGRDPLEVRRANYYSASGAGGPAPRPADSPRDISDNWKGEGAEDLTTRGAGAVMPEQGSAAVDAGAQTTPYGQPVTDFILHEMTKALADSADYAARRAAVSEWNATNPVLKRGIALTPVKFGISFTLTHLNQAGALVHVYQDGSIAMNHGGTEMGQGLFQKVAQVAASEFGVGIEVVKITATDTAKVPNTSATAASSGSDLNGMAVQAACRAIRARMAEHLARLHDDVPGDVEFRDGQVWVGGNKLAFAEAAKLCYEGRVSLSSTGFYKTPKLSWDSAKGQGRPFFYFAYGVSCSEVVIDTLTGEYRILRSDIVHDCGASLNPALDKGQIEGGFVQGAGWLTTEELVWDDDGRLRTHAPSTYKIPACSDRPEVFNVTLWDGRNREETIYRSKAVGEPPFMHGISVLMALSDAVASCGDGYPSLDAPATPEAVLRAVRRVRHEL; this comes from the coding sequence ATGAGTGTCTCGAAATCCCTGCCCCATGACGCCGCACGCCTGCATGTGACCGGCGCCGCGCGCTATATCGACGACATCCCGGCGCCTGCGGACGCGCTGCACCTGGCCTTTGGCCTGTCGCAGATCGCAGCAGGGCGGGTCACCGCGATCGACCTTGCGGCGGTGCGCGCCGCCCCCGGCGTCGTGCGCGTCTGGGAGGCAGGCGATCTGCCCTCGGACTGTGATTGTTCGCCCTCGGCCCATGATGAACCGCTGCTGTCGGGCCACACGATCCACTACCTGGGCCAGCCTGTCTTTCTGGTGGCGGCGACCAGCCATCTGGCCGCGCGGCGGGCCGTTCGTCTGGCCAAGATCGAGTATCAGACGCGTGATGCCATCCTGACCATCGACGACGCGATGGATGCAGGCAGCAGCTTTGGCGACCCGCGCATCTGGGAACGCGGCGACGCCGGCGAGGCGATCGACACCGCCCCGCATGTGATCGAAGGCCAGATCACCATGGGTGGTCAGGAACATTTCTATCTTGAAGGTCAATGCGCCATGGCCCTGCCGCAGGAAGGCGGCGACATGCTGGTGCACAGCTCGACCCAGCACCCGACCGAGATCCAGCACAAGGTTGCGCATGCGCTTGAGATTCCGATGCATGCCGTGCGGGTCGAAACCCGGCGCATGGGTGGCGGGTTCGGCGGCAAGGAAAGCCAGGGCAACGCGCTGGCGATTGCCTGCGCCGTGGTGGCGGCGGCTACGGGGCGGCCTGCCCGCATGCGTTATGACCGCGACGACGATTTCATGATCACCGGCAAACGCCACGATTTCCGCATCGAATACCGTGCCGGTTTTGACGAGGACGGGCGGCTGGCGGGGGTCGAGTTCCTGCAACTGGCACGCTGCGGCTGGGCACAGGACCTGTCGCACCCGGTGGCCGACCGCGCGATGCTGCATTCGGACAACGCCTATTGGTTGCCGCATGTGCGGATCGAAAGCCACCGGTTAAAGACCAACACCCAAAGCGCCACGGCCTTTCGCGGCTTTGGCGGCCCGCAGGGGATGCTGGGAATCGAGCGGGTGATGGACCATGTGGCGCACGCCCTGGGCCGCGATCCGTTGGAGGTGCGGCGAGCGAATTATTATTCGGCAAGTGGCGCAGGGGGGCCAGCCCCCCGTCCTGCGGACTCCCCCCGGGATATTTCGGACAATTGGAAGGGCGAAGGGGCCGAGGATCTGACCACGCGCGGAGCCGGGGCGGTCATGCCCGAACAAGGCTCGGCTGCGGTGGATGCGGGGGCGCAGACCACGCCCTATGGGCAGCCGGTGACGGATTTCATCCTGCACGAGATGACAAAGGCCCTGGCAGACAGCGCGGATTATGCGGCGCGGCGGGCGGCAGTTTCGGAGTGGAACGCGACGAACCCGGTGTTGAAGCGCGGCATCGCCCTGACGCCGGTGAAGTTCGGGATTTCCTTTACGCTGACGCATCTCAATCAGGCCGGGGCCCTGGTGCATGTCTATCAGGACGGCTCCATCGCCATGAACCATGGCGGGACCGAGATGGGGCAAGGGTTGTTCCAGAAGGTGGCGCAGGTGGCGGCCTCGGAATTCGGGGTCGGGATCGAGGTGGTCAAGATCACCGCGACCGATACGGCCAAGGTCCCCAATACCAGCGCCACGGCGGCGTCGAGTGGATCGGACTTGAACGGCATGGCAGTGCAGGCCGCCTGCCGGGCGATCCGGGCAAGGATGGCCGAGCATCTGGCCCGCCTGCATGACGATGTGCCGGGGGATGTGGAATTCCGCGATGGACAGGTCTGGGTCGGCGGCAACAAGCTGGCTTTCGCCGAGGCCGCCAAGCTGTGCTACGAAGGGCGCGTCAGCCTGTCCTCGACCGGGTTTTACAAGACGCCCAAGTTGTCGTGGGACAGCGCAAAGGGCCAGGGGCGGCCGTTCTTTTACTTTGCCTACGGGGTGTCCTGCTCCGAGGTGGTGATCGACACGCTGACTGGCGAGTACCGCATTTTACGCAGCGATATCGTGCATGATTGCGGCGCGTCGCTGAACCCGGCGCTGGACAAGGGCCAGATCGAAGGCGGTTTCGTACAGGGCGCGGGCTGGCTGACCACCGAGGAACTGGTCTGGGATGACGACGGGCGGCTGCGTACCCATGCTCCTTCGACCTACAAGATCCCGGCCTGTTCGGATCGCCCCGAGGTGTTCAACGTGACCCTGTGGGATGGGCGCAACCGCGAAGAGACGATCTATCGCTCCAAGGCGGTGGGTGAGCCGCCCTTCATGCACGGGATTTCGGTGCTGATGGCGCTGTCGGATGCGGTCGCCAGTTGCGGCGATGGCTATCCATCGCTAGACGCGCCCGCCACGCCCGAGGCGGTTCTGAGGGCCGTCCGCAGGGTGCGCCATGAGCTTTGA
- a CDS encoding ABC transporter permease, with the protein MDLSSINPVLLVASIMISATPILLAAIGEMVVEKSGVLNLGVEGMMITGAVVGFAVAVNTTSPGLGFVAAAVAGAVLSLTFGLLTQFMLSNQVATGLGLTLAGLGLSSLIGKPYEGIKSPTLPKFEIPLLSDLPILGKMLFSHDVMVYFSLLLVAAVWAFLKYTRAGLILRAVGESHDSAHALGYKVVYIRLFAILFGGACAGLGGAYLSLVRVPQWTEGMTAGAGWIALAIVVFASWRAGRVLIGAYLFGGVTVLQLNLQAAGANVPVALLSASPYLITILVLVVISARGAHGAPASLGRSFHASN; encoded by the coding sequence ATGGACCTTTCGTCAATCAATCCCGTCCTGCTGGTCGCCTCGATCATGATTTCGGCCACGCCGATCCTGCTGGCCGCCATCGGCGAGATGGTGGTGGAAAAATCCGGCGTGCTGAACCTGGGCGTCGAGGGCATGATGATCACCGGCGCGGTGGTCGGCTTTGCCGTGGCGGTGAACACCACGTCCCCGGGGCTGGGCTTTGTCGCGGCGGCTGTGGCGGGCGCGGTGCTCAGCCTGACCTTTGGGCTGCTGACCCAGTTCATGCTGTCCAACCAGGTGGCAACCGGGCTGGGGCTGACGCTGGCCGGGCTTGGCCTGTCGTCGCTGATCGGCAAACCCTACGAGGGGATCAAATCGCCCACCCTGCCCAAGTTCGAAATCCCGCTGCTGTCTGACCTGCCCATCCTTGGAAAGATGCTGTTTTCGCATGATGTGATGGTCTATTTCAGCCTGCTGCTGGTCGCCGCGGTCTGGGCCTTTCTGAAATACACCCGCGCCGGGCTGATCCTGCGCGCGGTCGGCGAAAGCCACGACAGCGCCCATGCACTGGGGTACAAGGTGGTCTATATCCGCCTGTTCGCCATCCTTTTCGGCGGGGCCTGCGCGGGACTGGGCGGCGCCTACCTTTCGCTTGTTCGCGTGCCGCAATGGACCGAAGGCATGACCGCCGGCGCCGGCTGGATCGCGCTGGCCATCGTGGTCTTTGCCAGCTGGCGGGCGGGGCGCGTGCTGATTGGTGCCTATCTGTTCGGCGGCGTCACCGTGTTGCAGCTGAACCTGCAGGCGGCGGGGGCAAATGTGCCTGTCGCCCTCTTGTCTGCCTCACCCTATTTGATAACGATCCTCGTGCTCGTCGTCATTT
- the xdhC gene encoding xanthine dehydrogenase accessory protein XdhC, protein MSFDLGALRAAVTAHGRVARVVVADVAGSTPREVGAAMLVWAENGRPGQSGTIGGGTLEFEAARHAFDRSGATRHALGPDMGQCCGGAVTLWTEVFDAAALQAFDGQEVIARGPGEMPLSVQRLLARARGSGLRPEPQLLAGWMVEPVTRAQRDIWIWGAGHVGRALVATLAPLPDIAITWVDTGRDRFPDVVPDGVTALPAPQPAPLMAHAPKQAEHLILTYSHALDLELCHAALSHGFGFCGLIGSKTKWARFRSRLANLGHSSDEIDRICCPIGQKALGKHPSAIAIGVAAQLLNQQKRNGDTCQTSFLASGA, encoded by the coding sequence ATGAGCTTTGACCTAGGGGCCCTGCGCGCCGCCGTCACGGCGCATGGACGCGTCGCGCGGGTGGTCGTGGCCGATGTTGCCGGGTCGACCCCGCGCGAGGTTGGCGCGGCGATGCTGGTCTGGGCCGAAAATGGCAGGCCAGGGCAATCGGGAACGATCGGCGGCGGAACGCTGGAGTTCGAGGCCGCGCGCCATGCCTTTGACCGCAGCGGCGCGACGCGCCATGCGCTGGGGCCGGACATGGGCCAGTGCTGTGGCGGGGCGGTGACGCTGTGGACCGAAGTGTTCGATGCGGCGGCCTTGCAGGCGTTTGACGGACAAGAGGTCATCGCCCGCGGGCCGGGCGAGATGCCCCTGTCGGTGCAGCGCCTTCTGGCACGGGCGCGGGGCAGCGGCCTGCGCCCCGAACCGCAGCTGCTGGCGGGCTGGATGGTCGAACCGGTGACGCGGGCACAGCGCGACATCTGGATCTGGGGCGCGGGGCACGTGGGCCGGGCGCTGGTGGCGACACTGGCCCCGCTGCCGGACATCGCCATCACCTGGGTCGACACCGGGCGCGACCGCTTTCCCGATGTGGTCCCCGACGGCGTGACCGCCCTGCCCGCGCCGCAACCCGCGCCGCTGATGGCCCACGCGCCCAAACAGGCCGAGCATCTGATCCTGACCTACAGCCACGCGCTGGACCTTGAGCTGTGCCACGCCGCCCTGTCCCATGGATTCGGATTCTGCGGGTTGATCGGGTCAAAAACCAAATGGGCACGTTTCCGCAGCCGGCTGGCCAATCTTGGCCATTCCAGCGATGAAATCGACCGCATCTGCTGCCCGATTGGGCAGAAAGCCCTTGGCAAACACCCCTCGGCCATTGCCATCGGGGTCGCGGCCCAGTTACTTAATCAGCAAAAAAGGAACGGGGACACGTGTCAGACATCCTTCTTGGCATCCGGGGCCTGA
- a CDS encoding ABC transporter permease — MIRLEKRPQPSQLWTAITPLVAVLLTMIVGGLMFAALGTDPLEAIRTIFWDPLFHDRFASFSRPQLLVKAGPLVLIAIGLSIGFRAGIWNIGAEGQYIIGAICGAAAGLAFYPSESVLIFPLMILCGALGGWLWAMIPAVLKTRFGTNEILVSLMLVYVAQNILISVSTGLLRNPEGMGFPGSRNFKQWDATHNAEIFANTGMHWGVVAALIAVIAAYVLMARHIQGFNIRLMGEAPRAARFSGVNPARIVFLCLGIAGVLAGMAGLFEVTGPAGQITGSFNAGYGFTAIIVAFLGRLHPIGILLAGLLMALTYIGGELAQLTLGVPGASIQLFQGMLLFFLLGLDVFTNYRLRIGHKEVA; from the coding sequence ATGATCCGTCTGGAAAAACGGCCCCAGCCGTCGCAGCTGTGGACGGCGATCACGCCGTTGGTCGCGGTGCTGCTGACCATGATCGTTGGCGGGTTGATGTTCGCAGCGCTTGGCACCGACCCTCTCGAGGCGATCCGCACGATTTTCTGGGACCCGCTGTTTCACGACCGTTTCGCCAGCTTTTCGCGGCCTCAACTGCTGGTCAAGGCCGGGCCTCTGGTGCTGATTGCCATCGGGCTGTCCATCGGCTTTCGCGCCGGGATCTGGAACATCGGGGCCGAGGGGCAATACATCATCGGCGCCATCTGCGGCGCCGCGGCCGGGCTGGCGTTCTACCCCTCTGAAAGCGTTTTGATCTTTCCGCTGATGATCCTGTGTGGCGCGCTGGGGGGCTGGCTTTGGGCGATGATCCCGGCGGTGCTGAAGACCCGCTTTGGCACCAACGAAATCCTTGTGTCGCTGATGCTGGTTTACGTGGCGCAGAACATCCTGATCTCGGTCTCGACTGGGCTGTTGCGCAACCCCGAGGGCATGGGCTTTCCCGGATCGCGCAATTTCAAACAGTGGGACGCCACCCACAACGCCGAGATTTTCGCCAATACCGGCATGCATTGGGGCGTTGTCGCCGCGCTGATCGCGGTCATCGCGGCCTATGTGCTGATGGCGCGGCATATTCAGGGCTTCAACATCCGCCTGATGGGCGAGGCCCCCCGCGCCGCCCGCTTTTCCGGTGTGAACCCGGCGCGGATCGTCTTTTTGTGCCTTGGCATCGCGGGCGTTCTGGCGGGCATGGCCGGCCTGTTCGAAGTCACCGGCCCCGCAGGCCAGATCACCGGGTCGTTCAACGCGGGCTATGGCTTTACCGCGATCATCGTCGCCTTTCTGGGGCGGCTGCATCCCATCGGCATCCTGCTGGCGGGCCTGCTGATGGCGCTGACCTATATCGGGGGCGAATTGGCGCAGCTGACGCTGGGTGTGCCCGGCGCCTCGATCCAGCTGTTCCAGGGGATGCTGCTGTTCTTCCTGCTGGGGTTGGACGTTTTCACGAATTACCGCCTGCGCATCGGGCATAAAGAGGTGGCATGA
- the xdhA gene encoding xanthine dehydrogenase small subunit — MNITFLLNGESVDLAGVDPTVTLLDWLRETRGLKGTKEGCNEGDCGACTVMVQDESGAKALNACILFLPQLHGKAIRTVEGIAAPGGALHPVQQAMIDHHGSQCGFCTPGFVVSMATAHLNGNTNHDDTLAGNLCRCTGYAPIIRAARAAQDQPVPDHLKTDRDFLLQEISSGGPGGRQPPGLHAPETLEELAELSARHPKATLVAGATDVGLWVTKQMRDLGEVIFLNRCRPLQQIEDAGTTLRIGAGVTMDRVHALMARHHPSYAEMIRRYGSAQVRNAATIGGNIANGSPIGDNPPALIALGATLHLRYRETTREMPIEDFFVDYGKQDRHPGEFVEAVSIPKQPDRLKVYKLSKRFEQDISAVCGAFNITVQDGMVASARIAFGGMAGTPKRASAVEAAITGKPWNDDTLVAAWDAWEDDFAPLSDMRASAQYRLGAARNMLSRVLLEDLGAATSVLEVRA, encoded by the coding sequence ATGAACATCACCTTTCTTCTCAACGGAGAGAGCGTTGATCTGGCAGGCGTCGACCCCACGGTCACCCTGCTTGACTGGCTGCGCGAAACGCGCGGGCTCAAAGGCACAAAAGAGGGCTGCAACGAAGGCGATTGCGGCGCATGCACCGTCATGGTGCAGGACGAAAGCGGCGCCAAGGCGCTGAACGCCTGCATCCTCTTTCTTCCGCAACTGCACGGCAAGGCCATCCGCACCGTCGAAGGCATCGCGGCCCCCGGCGGCGCACTGCACCCGGTGCAACAGGCGATGATCGACCACCACGGATCGCAATGCGGCTTTTGCACACCGGGCTTCGTGGTCTCGATGGCCACCGCCCACCTGAACGGCAACACCAACCACGACGATACCCTGGCCGGCAACCTGTGCCGCTGCACCGGCTATGCCCCGATCATCCGCGCCGCCCGCGCCGCGCAGGATCAGCCCGTGCCCGACCACCTGAAAACCGACCGTGATTTCCTCTTGCAGGAAATATCCTCGGGGGGTCCGGGGGGCAGACAGCCCCCTGGCCTCCATGCCCCCGAAACGCTTGAAGAGCTTGCCGAACTCAGCGCCCGCCACCCCAAGGCGACACTGGTCGCGGGCGCGACGGACGTGGGACTGTGGGTCACAAAGCAAATGCGCGACCTCGGCGAAGTGATCTTTCTCAACCGCTGCCGCCCGCTGCAGCAGATCGAGGATGCGGGCACCACCCTGCGCATCGGCGCGGGCGTCACCATGGACCGGGTGCACGCCCTGATGGCCCGGCATCATCCCAGCTATGCCGAAATGATCCGGCGCTATGGCTCGGCCCAGGTGCGCAATGCCGCAACCATCGGTGGCAACATCGCCAATGGCTCGCCCATCGGGGACAACCCGCCTGCGCTGATCGCCCTGGGTGCAACACTGCACCTGCGCTACCGCGAAACGACGCGCGAAATGCCGATCGAGGATTTCTTTGTCGACTACGGCAAACAGGACCGCCACCCTGGCGAATTCGTCGAAGCGGTCAGCATTCCCAAACAACCCGACCGGCTGAAAGTCTACAAACTGTCGAAACGGTTCGAACAGGACATCTCGGCCGTTTGCGGCGCCTTCAACATCACGGTGCAGGACGGCATGGTTGCCTCCGCCCGGATCGCCTTTGGCGGCATGGCAGGCACGCCGAAACGCGCCAGCGCCGTCGAGGCCGCCATCACCGGCAAACCCTGGAACGACGACACGCTGGTCGCGGCCTGGGACGCCTGGGAGGATGACTTTGCCCCGCTGTCGGACATGCGCGCCAGCGCGCAGTACCGTCTGGGCGCCGCGCGCAACATGCTGTCGCGCGTGCTGCTCGAGGATCTGGGAGCCGCCACCTCGGTTCTGGAGGTACGGGCATGA